From the genome of Trueperaceae bacterium, one region includes:
- a CDS encoding SHOCT domain-containing protein translates to MIIFWILGILAIVWVVREFGAGRIRPRSSIEPPTAPPQDSALAILRDRYARGEIDEEEFERRKRSL, encoded by the coding sequence ATGATCATCTTCTGGATCCTCGGCATTCTCGCAATCGTCTGGGTCGTTCGTGAGTTCGGTGCCGGCAGGATCCGTCCCCGAAGCAGCATCGAGCCGCCCACCGCTCCGCCACAGGATTCGGCGCTCGCGATCCTCCGCGACCGTTACGCTCGAGGTGAGATCGACGAGGAGGAGTTCGAACGGCGCAAGCGGAGCCTTTAA
- a CDS encoding TnsA-like heteromeric transposase endonuclease subunit translates to MKIAISFLDAQLRLHEAVAIDNVAGRDSIGYHSIRKIPAYKGQGHLPGFYWFSGINQLVPYESRLEMFTLMGFDFDGGVIGVLAQPLMLHFERGGQAFRHVPDFLVWRVGGGVTVVDVKRAEQAGASRNRRAFESTEVACQHLGWGFEVRTEPDDSYLANLKWLAGYRRRPPRFEAMARELIACCADGAVSVRQLLARMEQPLLARPALFHLLWKRVLRFDMTAVLNERSLVYLSTSDVAA, encoded by the coding sequence TTGAAGATCGCCATCTCCTTCCTTGATGCCCAGCTCCGGCTTCACGAGGCGGTCGCCATCGACAACGTTGCGGGCCGCGACTCCATCGGGTACCACTCCATCCGCAAGATTCCCGCCTACAAGGGGCAGGGCCACCTTCCCGGCTTCTATTGGTTCAGCGGCATCAACCAGCTCGTGCCTTACGAGAGCCGGCTCGAGATGTTCACCCTGATGGGGTTCGATTTCGATGGCGGCGTGATAGGCGTTCTTGCTCAGCCGCTGATGCTTCATTTCGAGCGCGGCGGGCAGGCGTTCAGGCACGTGCCCGACTTCCTGGTGTGGCGTGTGGGTGGTGGTGTCACGGTGGTGGACGTGAAGCGCGCGGAGCAGGCTGGCGCGAGCCGGAACCGGCGAGCTTTCGAGAGCACGGAGGTCGCCTGCCAGCACCTGGGGTGGGGCTTCGAGGTGCGCACTGAACCCGATGACAGTTACCTAGCCAACTTGAAGTGGCTGGCCGGGTACCGGCGCCGTCCACCGCGCTTCGAAGCGATGGCGAGAGAATTGATCGCCTGCTGTGCCGATGGGGCGGTTTCGGTCCGCCAACTGCTCGCCCGGATGGAGCAACCACTGTTGGCGCGCCCAGCGTTATTCCACCTCCTTTGGAAACGGGTCCTGAGGTTCGACATGACAGCGGTCCTCAACGAGCGCTCGCTGGTCTACCTGTCTACTAGCGATGTGGCGGCATGA
- a CDS encoding Mu transposase C-terminal domain-containing protein — protein sequence MKIWWDGQPWTVTGLFAGEIEVQDLRGKRARILMSVVTEAPDFKVLTGAEPGEEGASPVYLDAVPPELLRAAEELERQLMEALTGYQHGSRALALEHEPRPQYDPEFTTVRQRTTAKARELGIGFSTLWRYKQKYEERGLVGLVDERKLSPLKDFARVDDRVKLALGAVLDELTEESNIPKTQLRRRTRRKLKDFFPDEAVELPSEKTFNKLVDRMAAGRGTFGAAKARRSIANRPSNLYRYFQVVRPGEVVLIDSTSLDAFALDPLTFKWVQVQLTIAMDLYTNSLVAWRFTPVSTKGVDAALLLYDVVRPKFMRNGWPENARWSYVGLPEAIVVELLGDADQNLDGQALGGLAGVPFLNPEAVWVDRGRVFISRAFRDACVRLGIDLQLARPYTPTDKAQVERLFRTIRDNFVVNLKGYKGPDVYSRGKDVESEAFFFIDEIEAEFAGWVATYWQNRTHDGLEIPDLPKMDLSPNRMYEEGLMRAGFTYVLPDPNLYFELLPTEWRKIQHYGIDLRGLRYNSEVLDEWRDAPSPYPNIRDGAWPIRYDPRDLSEVFFHDPTLGEWHAIPRHGASPVNRPFNDATLSYAKSLVIARGGATAADRRRELNQALDDLLDRIAALEVEGRKERRLAAVHAMRTIEAHEERRRAAPQRQVDSVMEPDAEADLDDLFGPDEPLQNAGSLGPEGATVQGFPAAGELDPEPEEPGSEPRKRLAVLDPDDFSV from the coding sequence GTGAAGATCTGGTGGGATGGCCAACCGTGGACCGTCACCGGATTATTCGCGGGCGAGATCGAGGTGCAGGATCTTCGCGGTAAGCGGGCGCGGATCTTGATGAGCGTGGTCACCGAGGCGCCCGACTTCAAAGTCCTGACGGGCGCAGAGCCTGGGGAGGAGGGCGCGAGCCCCGTCTACTTGGATGCGGTGCCGCCGGAGCTTCTACGGGCAGCCGAGGAGCTGGAACGGCAGCTCATGGAGGCGTTGACGGGGTACCAGCACGGTTCCCGGGCTCTGGCGCTCGAGCATGAGCCGCGTCCGCAGTATGACCCGGAGTTCACCACCGTGCGGCAGCGGACTACCGCCAAGGCGCGCGAGTTGGGGATCGGTTTCAGCACGCTCTGGCGCTACAAGCAGAAGTACGAGGAGCGCGGCCTAGTGGGCCTCGTGGACGAGCGCAAACTGAGTCCGCTGAAGGACTTCGCGCGGGTGGACGACCGCGTCAAGTTGGCTCTCGGGGCGGTGCTGGACGAGTTGACTGAGGAGTCGAACATCCCCAAGACGCAGTTGCGGCGGCGCACGAGGCGGAAGCTCAAGGACTTCTTCCCGGACGAGGCCGTCGAGTTGCCGTCCGAGAAGACGTTCAACAAGCTTGTCGACCGGATGGCGGCCGGGCGCGGCACCTTCGGGGCGGCCAAGGCGCGCCGCAGCATCGCCAACCGCCCTAGCAACCTCTACCGCTACTTCCAGGTGGTGCGTCCGGGCGAAGTCGTGCTGATCGACTCGACCTCCTTGGACGCGTTCGCTCTTGATCCGTTGACCTTCAAGTGGGTGCAGGTGCAGTTGACCATCGCCATGGACTTGTACACCAACTCGCTTGTGGCGTGGCGGTTCACGCCCGTCTCCACCAAGGGCGTGGACGCCGCGCTGTTGCTCTACGACGTGGTGAGGCCCAAGTTCATGCGTAACGGGTGGCCAGAGAACGCCCGCTGGTCATACGTGGGCCTGCCGGAAGCCATCGTGGTCGAGCTATTGGGCGATGCGGATCAGAACCTCGACGGGCAAGCGCTAGGCGGTCTGGCTGGGGTTCCGTTCCTCAACCCGGAAGCCGTGTGGGTGGACCGGGGGCGCGTGTTCATCTCGCGGGCGTTCCGGGACGCGTGCGTGCGGCTCGGGATAGACCTGCAGCTCGCCCGCCCCTACACCCCGACGGACAAGGCGCAGGTGGAGCGACTGTTCCGCACCATCCGTGACAACTTCGTGGTGAACCTCAAGGGTTACAAGGGTCCGGACGTGTACTCCCGCGGCAAGGACGTCGAAAGCGAAGCGTTCTTCTTCATCGACGAGATCGAAGCCGAGTTCGCCGGCTGGGTCGCCACCTACTGGCAGAACCGCACCCACGACGGTCTCGAGATCCCCGACCTTCCCAAGATGGACCTGAGCCCCAATCGGATGTACGAGGAAGGGCTAATGCGGGCGGGCTTCACGTACGTGCTGCCAGATCCCAACCTGTACTTCGAACTGCTGCCGACGGAGTGGCGCAAGATCCAGCATTACGGCATCGACCTGCGCGGCCTGCGTTACAACAGCGAGGTCCTTGACGAGTGGCGCGACGCGCCCTCGCCCTACCCAAACATCCGCGACGGCGCTTGGCCGATCCGCTACGACCCCCGCGACCTGTCCGAGGTGTTCTTCCACGATCCTACGCTGGGCGAGTGGCATGCCATCCCCCGGCATGGCGCTTCCCCCGTCAATCGCCCCTTCAACGACGCCACCCTCAGCTACGCGAAGTCCTTGGTCATCGCGCGCGGTGGCGCCACGGCGGCGGACCGCCGCAGGGAGCTGAACCAGGCGCTCGACGACCTGCTGGATAGGATCGCGGCGCTGGAGGTCGAGGGTCGCAAGGAGCGCCGCCTTGCCGCCGTGCACGCCATGCGCACCATCGAGGCGCATGAGGAGCGGCGGCGCGCCGCGCCCCAGCGGCAGGTTGACAGCGTGATGGAGCCCGACGCGGAAGCCGACCTCGATGACCTCTTCGGCCCCGACGAGCCCCTGCAGAATGCGGGCTCACTCGGGCCCGAAGGCGCGACCGTTCAGGGCTTCCCGGCCGCAGGCGAGCTCGACCCTGAGCCTGAGGAGCCCGGGAGCGAGCCCCGTAAGCGCCTCGCCGTGCTGGACCCCGATGACTTCAGCGTCTAG
- a CDS encoding ATP-binding protein — protein sequence MTIADVVDNMLANFSDLLAEDVPFARENPENYVAWREFVARPDPKKPLLPSMAQYQAMSDAEKASFDLARKMYHNTFGPLTSRTMKKVHDQVIRLAWDNLRTAPGARQGAIVDGQATLGKTTIVLHMGRIYEGLAQRAYEGKGLHGTHVEFIPVVYSSVPSSTTPKKLLQALNKFYGNPFAERDSEAKLKSRLHDIAVQCGTSLFILDDIHNLHRGNKSADSVNDLIKELANLIPATFVYAGINCEDSVLLMDSRTGGKGRFTQTQYRFALHKVDPFPYDVHLAGKSAWLEFLASVEEHLCLIEYRPGWLVQQERYLYLRTEGGIGSLIRLVRAAANAAIRDGSETLSRAGLENIRLAEGAERYYAEKKAALAAIKDSPEAVARLLNAS from the coding sequence ATGACCATAGCCGACGTGGTGGACAACATGCTTGCCAACTTCTCCGACCTGTTGGCCGAGGACGTTCCGTTCGCGCGGGAGAACCCCGAGAACTACGTGGCGTGGCGCGAGTTCGTTGCCAGGCCCGATCCGAAGAAGCCGCTCTTGCCTTCCATGGCGCAGTACCAGGCGATGAGCGACGCGGAGAAGGCCTCGTTCGACCTGGCGCGGAAGATGTACCACAACACCTTCGGGCCGCTCACCTCCCGCACCATGAAGAAGGTTCACGACCAGGTGATCCGCCTCGCGTGGGACAACCTCCGCACCGCTCCCGGGGCCCGTCAGGGCGCGATCGTGGACGGGCAAGCCACGCTCGGCAAGACCACCATCGTGCTGCACATGGGCCGCATCTACGAGGGGCTGGCGCAGCGCGCCTACGAGGGCAAGGGCCTGCACGGAACCCACGTCGAGTTCATCCCGGTGGTCTACAGCAGCGTTCCCTCGAGCACCACGCCCAAGAAGCTGCTGCAGGCATTGAACAAGTTCTACGGCAATCCCTTCGCGGAGCGCGACTCCGAAGCGAAGCTGAAGAGCCGGCTACACGACATCGCCGTGCAGTGCGGCACCAGCCTGTTCATCCTCGATGACATCCACAACCTGCACCGCGGCAACAAGAGCGCCGACAGCGTCAACGACCTCATCAAGGAACTCGCGAACCTGATCCCCGCGACGTTCGTTTACGCCGGCATCAACTGCGAGGACTCGGTGCTGCTGATGGACAGCCGCACCGGGGGGAAGGGCCGCTTCACCCAGACCCAGTACCGCTTCGCTCTGCACAAGGTCGACCCGTTCCCGTACGACGTCCATCTGGCGGGCAAGTCGGCGTGGCTGGAGTTCCTCGCGAGCGTCGAAGAGCACCTGTGCCTGATCGAGTACAGGCCCGGCTGGCTGGTGCAGCAGGAGCGCTACCTCTACCTCCGTACCGAAGGCGGCATCGGCAGCCTGATCCGGCTGGTGCGCGCCGCCGCCAACGCGGCGATCCGGGACGGCAGTGAGACCCTGTCCCGGGCTGGCCTTGAAAACATCCGGCTCGCGGAGGGCGCCGAACGCTACTACGCCGAGAAGAAGGCGGCCCTCGCGGCCATCAAGGACTCCCCGGAAGCGGTCGCGCGCCTCCTCAATGCCTCATGA
- a CDS encoding TniQ family protein, which yields MPLPRSLRPVAGEWFASYIDRLAHHLDVPLITLLQRVGITSTERMSDVPSGYGAYLAPEALAAFARATHLTTAQARALLLERYHDVCLDFSALYRGEVTQLGALGLSEWVYASGSHLCPACMEEDGGAWRVAWKLPWSFMCVKHSNLLAAECPQCELRFAAWRRDGQLRPMFGSQVPKPGLCTNTGPSSGKRGVRAGQCRHDLRTVDVVPVQPGSELSRVQARIDEVLEAGSATLAGTTVAAPEFFRVLRGTVALIMYAASAKDVSSLVGETAPREVKESLERWFDTRDATLARLQRSKEVAAQAGEKRRIAPQKMTAFAPADPALMGGLLSAATAYLDAGSVMEAAHRMAPLLEMGSARGGGTSSFITRLGLPPFFMQLYSLTFDTKREYLFDPRRPAQTGSKGSYAFEPRHIPQLFCRDEYDSRFRKFFEGLALREETVRLTLSVLLAELVVDGSRAEGLKALGVERSAVRGGVDKAIFLLRERGAALEAFAELHAVAEALSTSERLVDYAQRRTRFATFTCVPPVDWAFIAKRATMNPGLAGGRDEFAATMAWEQLTGSDWRGAPALRFRTGNEGASRETYLRFANSATAEFAAMMALYVQYLADGGELDGFVYWASPEILERHGMEGGYGFGPAHVPQLFWRDQYDVHFERFFQALGVSAPTGRAAVSVALLELVLSMPRAQIGALIGIDERNIRGGVSAALQRVRAGEHAAAFEERLTASAAALGRNEARVDFRERGARLAGFTNVPEAEWRDICKRAGVHVGRQNVRSAHAAAWIWGELMQRDVRDSPAFKALVRNTHQDYGIHQKFVREQVPIMKGALLEYGESLLHP from the coding sequence ATGCCGTTACCGCGTTCCCTTAGGCCAGTGGCGGGGGAATGGTTCGCCAGTTATATCGACCGCTTGGCTCACCACCTCGACGTTCCACTCATCACCCTCCTCCAGCGCGTCGGCATCACGAGCACCGAGCGGATGAGCGACGTGCCATCCGGCTACGGGGCGTACCTCGCTCCCGAAGCCCTGGCGGCCTTCGCGCGCGCCACGCATCTCACCACCGCCCAAGCGAGGGCGCTGCTGTTGGAGCGGTACCACGATGTCTGCCTCGACTTCAGCGCGCTCTACCGGGGCGAGGTGACGCAACTCGGGGCCCTCGGGCTTAGCGAGTGGGTGTACGCCTCCGGCTCGCACCTCTGTCCTGCTTGCATGGAGGAGGACGGCGGCGCGTGGCGGGTGGCGTGGAAGCTGCCGTGGTCGTTCATGTGCGTGAAGCACTCGAACCTCCTGGCGGCAGAGTGCCCGCAATGCGAGCTGCGCTTCGCCGCCTGGCGGCGCGACGGTCAACTGCGGCCCATGTTCGGAAGCCAAGTTCCCAAGCCTGGATTGTGCACGAACACGGGCCCCTCGAGCGGCAAGCGCGGCGTAAGAGCGGGCCAGTGTAGGCACGACCTCAGGACGGTCGACGTCGTACCAGTACAACCCGGGTCGGAGCTATCCCGGGTACAGGCTCGGATCGACGAGGTCTTGGAGGCGGGCTCGGCGACGCTGGCGGGTACCACGGTGGCGGCGCCAGAGTTCTTCCGCGTGCTGCGCGGAACGGTGGCGTTGATCATGTACGCGGCATCGGCCAAGGATGTGTCGAGCCTGGTCGGAGAGACAGCGCCACGCGAGGTGAAAGAGAGCCTGGAGCGCTGGTTCGACACGCGGGATGCGACTCTCGCTAGGCTGCAGCGAAGCAAGGAGGTCGCCGCCCAGGCCGGCGAGAAGCGACGCATCGCGCCGCAGAAGATGACTGCCTTCGCACCAGCCGACCCCGCCTTGATGGGCGGGCTGCTGAGCGCAGCCACCGCGTACCTCGATGCTGGATCGGTCATGGAGGCCGCTCACAGAATGGCGCCCTTGCTCGAGATGGGTAGCGCACGTGGCGGCGGGACCTCGAGCTTCATCACCCGGCTGGGATTGCCGCCGTTCTTCATGCAACTGTATTCGCTCACGTTCGACACGAAGCGCGAGTACCTGTTCGACCCACGTCGCCCCGCCCAGACGGGCTCCAAAGGCAGCTACGCGTTTGAACCGCGGCACATCCCCCAGCTCTTCTGCCGCGACGAATACGACTCCCGGTTCCGGAAGTTCTTCGAAGGCCTGGCTCTCAGGGAGGAGACCGTACGGCTAACCCTGTCAGTCCTTCTTGCGGAGCTGGTGGTCGACGGTTCGCGCGCGGAAGGGCTCAAAGCGCTCGGAGTAGAAAGAAGCGCCGTTCGCGGCGGTGTCGATAAGGCCATCTTCCTGTTACGAGAACGGGGCGCGGCCCTTGAGGCGTTCGCTGAACTGCACGCCGTGGCTGAAGCGCTGTCGACGAGCGAGCGGCTAGTGGACTATGCCCAGCGCCGGACGCGCTTCGCCACCTTCACGTGCGTCCCGCCGGTGGACTGGGCCTTCATCGCCAAGCGGGCGACCATGAACCCCGGTCTAGCGGGCGGTCGAGACGAGTTCGCCGCAACGATGGCGTGGGAGCAGTTGACGGGCAGCGATTGGCGCGGCGCTCCTGCGTTGCGCTTCCGTACAGGGAACGAAGGGGCCTCGCGCGAGACCTACCTCCGCTTCGCGAACTCCGCCACGGCGGAGTTCGCGGCCATGATGGCGCTTTACGTGCAGTACCTCGCCGACGGCGGTGAACTGGACGGGTTCGTGTACTGGGCCAGCCCGGAGATCCTGGAGCGCCACGGCATGGAAGGAGGGTACGGGTTCGGGCCCGCGCACGTGCCGCAGCTCTTCTGGCGGGACCAGTACGACGTTCACTTCGAACGGTTCTTCCAGGCGCTTGGCGTCTCTGCGCCCACCGGGCGCGCTGCGGTCTCCGTGGCGCTACTCGAGCTCGTTTTGAGCATGCCGAGGGCTCAGATCGGCGCGCTGATCGGCATCGACGAACGGAACATCAGAGGCGGCGTTTCGGCGGCATTACAACGGGTGCGGGCCGGTGAGCATGCGGCCGCCTTCGAGGAGCGCCTCACAGCCTCTGCGGCGGCATTGGGCCGCAACGAAGCGAGGGTGGACTTTAGGGAGCGCGGTGCTCGCCTTGCCGGCTTCACAAATGTCCCCGAAGCCGAGTGGCGGGACATCTGCAAGCGCGCCGGCGTACATGTCGGCCGACAAAACGTACGTAGCGCACACGCTGCCGCCTGGATCTGGGGAGAGCTAATGCAGCGAGACGTACGTGACTCACCAGCGTTCAAGGCGCTGGTGCGAAACACTCACCAGGACTACGGCATCCATCAGAAGTTCGTTCGCGAGCAGGTCCCGATCATGAAAGGCGCGCTCCTGGAGTACGGCGAGTCCCTTCTCCACCCTTAG
- a CDS encoding class I SAM-dependent methyltransferase — translation MPEHRDPCLILHSMSDDGGFYDHDGVASTYLEHRQRPDNPNDAIERPTFLGLVGGLSGLDIIDLGFGATAFGREALEAGARSYLGIEVSERMADLARHNLEGLAGRVDHQAIEEWSAEAAGADLVTSRLALNYVEDLDGVFRQVRKALRPSGRLVVSVEHPVITSSFASLADGRRTSWLVDDYFRTGARPHQWLGREVVKYHHTLNDWLDLIENSGLRLERLRESHPARENFQSEQEYERRLRIPLFLFLVARKAAQPEARLPGGA, via the coding sequence GTGCCCGAGCATCGCGATCCATGCCTTATCCTCCACTCGATGTCAGACGATGGAGGGTTCTACGACCACGACGGCGTAGCCAGCACCTATCTCGAGCACCGGCAGCGTCCCGACAACCCCAACGACGCCATCGAACGCCCGACCTTCCTCGGGCTTGTCGGCGGCCTGAGCGGACTCGACATCATCGACCTCGGCTTTGGCGCCACCGCCTTCGGTCGCGAAGCGCTCGAAGCAGGCGCACGCTCGTACCTGGGCATCGAGGTGTCCGAGCGCATGGCCGACCTCGCTCGGCACAACCTGGAGGGTCTTGCCGGTCGGGTCGATCATCAGGCCATCGAGGAGTGGAGCGCCGAGGCCGCCGGCGCCGACCTGGTGACGTCCCGGCTCGCACTCAACTACGTCGAGGATCTCGATGGTGTGTTCCGGCAGGTACGAAAGGCGCTGCGCCCGAGCGGGCGGCTGGTGGTGTCGGTAGAGCACCCCGTCATCACGTCGAGCTTCGCCAGCCTTGCCGACGGACGCCGCACTTCCTGGCTGGTCGACGACTACTTCCGCACCGGCGCGCGGCCACACCAGTGGCTGGGTCGAGAAGTGGTCAAGTACCACCACACGCTGAACGACTGGCTGGACCTCATCGAGAACAGTGGCCTACGGCTCGAGAGGCTTCGCGAATCCCATCCGGCAAGAGAGAACTTCCAGAGCGAGCAGGAGTACGAGCGGCGCTTGCGCATCCCGCTGTTCCTGTTCCTAGTGGCGCGCAAGGCGGCTCAACCAGAAGCTCGGCTACCAGGTGGAGCCTGA
- a CDS encoding GNAT family N-acetyltransferase: MSTTKRKPPTDQATTDDASVTVRPANEASWEDLQTVFTEGGDASGCQCQWFKLSRTEWRSTPRAERAADLRRQTACGHPEATHTTGLVAYLGEEPVGWCAVEPRTAYPRLQTARVPWAGRDEVKSDASVWAITCFVTRHGFRNQGVSRALARAAVEYARAHGASAVEGYARHTTPGAKQPAGPLFVGTPSIFASAGLTEVSRPTPGRVVMRIDLVG; encoded by the coding sequence ATGTCCACGACGAAGCGTAAGCCACCTACGGATCAGGCGACCACCGACGACGCGTCCGTGACCGTCCGGCCGGCCAACGAGGCGTCGTGGGAGGACCTGCAGACGGTCTTCACCGAGGGCGGGGACGCATCCGGCTGCCAGTGTCAATGGTTCAAGCTGTCGCGCACGGAGTGGCGGTCAACGCCCCGTGCCGAACGAGCCGCCGACCTGAGGCGCCAGACGGCTTGCGGCCACCCGGAGGCCACGCACACCACCGGCCTGGTCGCCTACCTGGGTGAAGAGCCCGTCGGTTGGTGCGCCGTCGAGCCGCGCACGGCCTACCCCCGCCTGCAGACGGCGCGCGTACCTTGGGCCGGCCGCGACGAGGTCAAGTCCGACGCCAGCGTCTGGGCCATCACCTGCTTCGTCACTCGCCACGGCTTCCGCAACCAGGGCGTGAGCCGGGCCTTGGCGCGCGCCGCGGTGGAGTACGCGCGAGCCCACGGCGCCAGCGCCGTCGAAGGCTACGCGCGGCACACGACCCCCGGCGCCAAGCAGCCCGCCGGCCCACTGTTCGTGGGAACGCCGAGCATCTTCGCTTCCGCCGGGCTCACGGAGGTGAGTAGGCCGACGCCTGGGCGGGTCGTCATGCGGATCGATCTCGTGGGGTGA
- a CDS encoding MFS transporter, with the protein MPHRWRGLTTLLAANGLAWTGTRLASLAVPWFVLSTTGSALQTGMVVFAQMAPYVLAQALSGPLIDRVGPKRISVLGDALVALAMGAIPLLHASDLLSLPLLMLLLALAGAAEGPANSAKSVFVPDVTSRAGVPLERTTGLIATVERTASTLGPAIGGVLIGIWGGSGTLAVTAVLAAVSACITAAGLPDSRSEGGAAPALGYFARLKQGFDFIRRDSLLLAIYGMVAITNLLDGAMFSILMPLWVMDRGLGPEFLGLLAAVLSGASIASSLVAAAWGHRLPRRLVYLVGFILAGAPRFFVLALGAGVPAILSTYLIAGLGSGFLNPIIGALQFERIPRNMLGTVRGLGTSMSWAGIPFGGLVGGSLVTAFGLVNSLLTAGAAYFVTTTLPGLLPQWAAMRDRKAPLAD; encoded by the coding sequence TTGCCTCACCGCTGGCGCGGCCTGACCACGCTTCTGGCCGCGAACGGTCTGGCGTGGACGGGCACCCGGCTGGCGTCACTGGCGGTCCCCTGGTTCGTGCTCAGCACGACCGGCAGTGCCCTGCAGACCGGCATGGTGGTCTTCGCGCAGATGGCGCCGTACGTGCTGGCGCAGGCCCTCTCCGGACCGCTGATCGACCGCGTCGGGCCCAAGCGGATCAGCGTCCTCGGCGACGCGCTCGTCGCGCTCGCGATGGGGGCGATACCGCTGCTGCACGCGTCGGACCTGCTGAGCCTGCCCCTCCTGATGCTGCTGCTCGCCCTAGCGGGGGCCGCGGAGGGACCGGCCAACTCCGCGAAGAGCGTGTTCGTTCCCGACGTGACCAGCCGCGCCGGGGTTCCGCTCGAGCGGACGACGGGGCTGATAGCCACCGTCGAGCGGACCGCGTCGACGTTGGGGCCCGCCATCGGTGGGGTCCTCATCGGCATCTGGGGCGGCTCCGGGACCCTCGCCGTCACGGCCGTCCTCGCCGCCGTGAGCGCCTGCATCACGGCCGCCGGCCTGCCCGACTCCAGGAGCGAAGGCGGCGCCGCTCCAGCGCTCGGGTACTTCGCGCGGCTCAAGCAAGGGTTCGACTTCATCCGCCGCGACTCGCTGCTCCTGGCGATCTACGGGATGGTCGCGATCACCAATCTGCTCGACGGGGCCATGTTCTCGATCCTGATGCCGCTATGGGTCATGGACCGCGGCCTCGGCCCCGAGTTCCTCGGCCTGCTCGCCGCGGTGCTCAGCGGCGCCTCGATAGCTTCGAGCCTCGTCGCGGCCGCGTGGGGCCACCGGCTCCCCCGCCGGCTCGTGTACTTGGTGGGCTTCATCCTCGCCGGCGCGCCACGCTTCTTCGTGCTGGCCCTCGGAGCCGGCGTCCCCGCCATCCTCTCCACCTACCTGATAGCCGGCCTGGGCAGCGGCTTCCTGAACCCGATCATCGGCGCGCTGCAGTTCGAGCGCATCCCACGGAACATGCTCGGCACCGTGCGTGGGCTAGGGACGTCGATGTCCTGGGCGGGCATCCCGTTCGGCGGCCTGGTGGGCGGGTCGTTGGTGACGGCCTTCGGGCTGGTCAACTCGCTGCTGACCGCCGGCGCTGCCTACTTCGTGACCACGACGCTGCCGGGGCTGCTGCCGCAGTGGGCGGCGATGCGTGATCGGAAGGCGCCACTAGCCGATTGA
- a CDS encoding lipoate--protein ligase family protein produces the protein MSVEADRFTRFRHRWNEFDWQLIRTGPQAPELHMALDEVLTYEVGAGHRRPTLRIWEWAGNAVILGRFQSVRNEVDPEGAARHDIAVMRRITGGGAMFIEPQNTITYSLYAPDSLVKGMSFIDSYAFMDEWVIQGLRSLGVEAEYVPINDISSAAGKIGGAAQTRRGGAVLHHVTMAYDMNPAKMLEVLRIGREKLSDKGSVSANKRVAPLRQQTQLPRQVVIDRLVETFAGLRGLREDEITPAELAQAEALAKEKFLADEWRYLLP, from the coding sequence ATGAGCGTCGAGGCCGACCGCTTCACCCGCTTCCGCCACCGCTGGAACGAGTTCGACTGGCAGCTGATCCGCACGGGCCCGCAAGCGCCCGAGCTCCACATGGCGCTCGACGAGGTGCTCACCTACGAGGTCGGCGCCGGGCATAGGCGGCCCACGCTGAGGATCTGGGAGTGGGCAGGCAACGCCGTCATCCTCGGGCGCTTCCAGTCCGTGCGCAACGAGGTGGACCCTGAAGGCGCGGCCAGGCACGACATCGCCGTCATGCGCCGCATCACGGGCGGCGGGGCCATGTTCATCGAGCCGCAGAACACCATCACCTACTCGCTCTACGCGCCCGACTCGCTCGTGAAGGGCATGTCGTTCATCGACTCCTACGCGTTCATGGACGAGTGGGTCATCCAGGGCCTGCGCTCGCTCGGTGTGGAGGCGGAGTACGTGCCCATCAACGACATCTCCTCCGCCGCCGGCAAGATCGGCGGGGCCGCCCAGACGCGGCGCGGCGGGGCGGTGCTGCACCACGTGACCATGGCGTACGACATGAACCCGGCGAAGATGCTCGAGGTCTTGCGCATCGGCCGGGAGAAGCTGTCGGACAAGGGCAGCGTGAGCGCCAACAAGCGCGTGGCCCCTCTCAGGCAGCAGACGCAGCTGCCGCGCCAGGTCGTGATCGATCGGCTCGTGGAGACCTTCGCCGGTCTTCGCGGGCTCAGGGAGGACGAGATCACGCCTGCCGAACTGGCGCAGGCCGAGGCGCTCGCCAAGGAGAAGTTCCTGGCCGACGAGTGGCGGTACCTGCTGCCCTGA
- a CDS encoding sulfurtransferase TusA family protein, whose protein sequence is MAGPAGEGAVHKLDNRGSPCSLGLLRVKQRLAEMPLGDVLEVATRDRFAPYEVPAWVERQGLELVALWRSGFWLFSTTTFTIRKTVAVLPPRQKVV, encoded by the coding sequence GTGGCGGGTCCGGCCGGGGAAGGTGCCGTCCACAAACTGGACAACCGGGGCTCGCCCTGCTCGCTCGGCCTCCTGCGCGTGAAGCAGAGGCTCGCGGAGATGCCGTTGGGCGACGTCCTCGAGGTCGCCACGCGCGACCGCTTCGCGCCCTACGAGGTGCCGGCGTGGGTGGAGCGTCAGGGGTTGGAGCTCGTAGCGCTCTGGCGTTCGGGCTTCTGGCTCTTCTCGACGACCACCTTCACGATCCGTAAGACCGTCGCCGTGCTGCCGCCAAGGCAGAAGGTCGTCTAG